In a single window of the Zea mays cultivar B73 chromosome 5, Zm-B73-REFERENCE-NAM-5.0, whole genome shotgun sequence genome:
- the LOC100278464 gene encoding uncharacterized protein LOC100278464 has translation MAAPTAAVDTAAPPPPPSAEAAAAPVLDQKVSPAAAPQPDAPAPAPAPKKRKLEEAGFHTSEYYKIRAVVADLRVRFVQVHEATDFRNTDAAREIMREINVVMDLSKKMRLKLGATSEPVKPLEKPSVGLVKDELVKPSEKPSSGPVTGEPVKPPEKPSAGPVKDEPMKPSEKPSAEPVKNEPSEPALAGENNRAPRVSQTTSSPNNAGIDAPVVKHDNSEARK, from the exons ATGGCCGCTCCGACCGCCGCCGTCGACACTgccgccccgcctcctcctccctcGGCAGAGGCCGCGGCTGCACCTGTACTGGATCAAAAGGTCTCTCCTGCTGCTGCCCCTCAGCCCgatgcgcccgcgcccgcgcccgcgccgaaGAAGCGGAAGCTCGAGGAAGCGGGGTTCCACACCTCCGAATACTACAAGATCCGTGCCGTCGTCGCCGATCTGCGTGTTCGCTTCGTCCAG GTTCACGAAGCTACTGATTTCCGCAACACGGATGCTGCACGTGAGATTATGAGAG AAATAAATGTGGTAATGGATCTATCCAAGAAAATGAGGCTCAAGCTTGGTGCTACTTCTGAACCTGTGAAACCATTGGAGAAGCCTTCAGTTGGACTTGTGAAGGATGAGCTTGTGAAACCATCAGAGAAGCCTTCATCTGGACCTGTGACGGGGGAACCTGTAAAGCCACCGGAGAAGCCTTCAGCTGGACCTGTGAAGGACGAGCCTATGAAACCATCGGAGAAGCCTTCTGCTGAACCTGTGAAGAACGAACCCAGTGAGCCAGCTCTAGCTGGAGAAAACAATCGAGCTCCCAGGGTAAGCCAGACTACAAGTTCTCCAAATAATGCAGGTATTGATGCACCAGTAGTCAAGCATGATAACTCAGAGGCACGGAAGTGA